DNA from Polaribacter sp. NJDZ03:
ATAAAAGAGAGATTTCAATAATGAAATCTCTCTTTTTATTTGTCTTGATTCTTAATGCTAAAAATCTTAATACTATTTAAAACGGTAAATCGTCTGGCTCTTCATCTGTAACTTTAGATGCAGGCTCAAATTGATCTACTGGAGGCAAATTACCACCTGCAGATGCTTGAGATAAGTTTTCTATTCTCCACCCAACTATTGAGTTAAAATATTTAGCTTCACCTTGTGGGTTAATCCACTCTCTACCTCTTAAATTGATAGATACTTTTACATCTTGCCCAACTTTGTAATTGTTTAATAAATCAGTTTTATCTTGTTGAAACTCGATATTAATCATTTGCGGATATTGATCATCTGTTGTAACCACTAATTCTCTTTTTTGAAATCCGTTTGATCCAAATGTTTGAACGTCTCCAATTAATTTTACTTTACCAATAACTTCCATAATTTCTAATTTAATAAAAGTACTTTCCAAGCACTTTCTACATCATTCTTTTTTAAATACTCTTGGGCAAATGTATGTTTTTTTGTGGTTTCTAGTCCAATAAACTCTAAATGATCTTTCTTAAAGTTATTAACATCTGCTTCTGTTGGCAATTGTTCTACATTGCCCAGCATGCCTAAATTATTACCCGTTAACACGTTGCTATTTCTTATTTCTAAAGGTATTTTATCAACTCCAATGCCCAAAGTAGTAATTGGTTTTGGTATCTCAAAAAAACCATCTTTAGCCCTTGTGTAAAAATTACCTCCTGCTCTTGCCACCAAGTCTATTTTATGCTGATCTATGCTTCCGTCATCTCCTAAAACGTCTTCAGAAATATGTACTTTTACCACCTCGCAAATTATTAAATTTCCAGCTCCACCTTCATCACCCGTAAAAATAACATCATTTACTTTGCACTCTAATTGCACTGGAGATTCTGCTACTCTAAATGGTTTTATAAGATCTGAAGGCAACATGGTAAACCCTGCTTTTTCAAACTCATTTACACCTTGCGGATATTCTGTACTACTTAAAGACATTTGCTGTACCATGGCATAATTTACCACATTTATAACCACTTCTTTGGTAGCCAATACATTCTCTAACGTGTGTTTTGTAGTGTTATTTTTTACCCTTCTAGCAGGAGAAAAAATTAATATGGGTGGATTTGCTCCAAAAATATTAAAAAAACTAAAAGGGGATAAATTAGGGTTTCCATCTGCATCAACCGTACTAGCAAAAGCAATAGGTCTTGGAGCAATGGCGCCTAATAAATAACGATGTAATTTTTGGGTAGAAATCTCTTTTGGATTGATGGATAGCATACTTATAAATTTTATTAATTGCCATTTAGAGCACAACTAAAAAGTTTAACGAAGTCTTTATATCCGTTTGATACTTTTATCAAAATAAATTATTGATAAAAAGTAAATATGCTAACTGGCAAATATTATTTGCTTTGTAAAGATACTATCTAATCTTTAAATGAGTTATACAGAGGAAACCTTATATTTGTTTTGATGAACATTTTTTCTAATACCCTTTTATTTAAACGAATTACCATACTTGTTTCGTTTATTATTGTTTCTTTAATTTTATGGAACACCTACACTTTCTTTCAGAAATTTAAGCATGAAGAGCGTATAAAAATGGAAATTTTAGCAACTGCTCAAAAAGAAATTGCTAGCGACACCAACTTAGATGCTAATGTAGATTTGCCTTTAAAAATTATTGAGAATAACAACAATATTCCCATGATTCTGGTAAATGATAAAGGAGAAATAGAATATTTTCAGAATCTTGATTCTGTAAAAGCCTTAAACCCTAAATATCTAGAAAAGCAACTGATAGAAATGAAGGCAGAAAACCAACCGATTGAGGTTAGTTATAAAGGAAAAAATAAACAGTTTATTTATTATCGAAATTCAGATTTATTAAACAGATTAACGTATTATCCTATTGCGTTAATTTTAATTTTATTTCTATTTGTAAGTGTTATTTATATGTTTTACAGCTCTAATAAAGTTGCGGAAACCAATAAACTTTGGACAGGTATGGCTAAGGAAACAGCGCATCAAATTGGTACACCTTTGTCTTCTCTTTTAGGATGGATTGCCATTTTAAAAATGGAAAAAGTAGATGATAAATATGTAGAAGAAATACAAAAAGATGTTAGCAGGTTAAACACTATTGCCAATCGTTTTTCTAAAATTGGCTCTACGCCAGAACTTGAAAAAGAAAATGTGGTTGCTATTACAAAACAAGCTTTCGATTATTTAGAGTCTAGAAGTTCTAAGCAAATTTCTTTCTCTTTTACAACTTCAGACACCGAGATCTACACCAATTTAAACACAGAATTATTTGGTTGGGTTATAGAAAACCTCATCAAAAATGCTATTGATGCTATGTTGGGTAAAGGTCAATTAGATCTAAACATAGAGAATACACCCAAGAAAGTAAAAATTACAGTTTCAGACACCGGAAAAGGAATGCCTAAAAAACTATTTAAACAGATTTTTAAACCTGGTTTTACTACTAAAAAACGTGGTTGGGGCTTAGGTTTATCACTATCTAAACGTATTGTTTCTGATTATCATAAAGGAAAAATATTTGTGCAAAAATCTGAAATTGGAAAAGGAACTACTTTTGAGATTTCACTGAATAAAATTTAGTTTCTTCTTATACTAAAAAGAAACTACATACCATCCTTCCTCATAAAATAACGAAAATAATAGCTTTAAAACACCAATCACAGCTACTATTAGTCCTTTTTTAATCAGTAAAAATACCGTTTAAAGAAAGTAACTTGCTGTTCACCTTGCTTAACGAGGGGAATCAAATAATAATTTTCTATTTTTCTAGAGTACTTTTTATCTTTGTATAGCAACATGCTATTTTACAACACCTTACAAATGTTAAGTAAAATTTAAAAAGACCATCTAATGAAACATAATTTACATAAAATATTAATCTCCATAATTTTATTAACCTTCACACAAGTTGGTTATAGTCAATTAAGTGATTTACATATTCTTCCGCCATTAAAACAAGATG
Protein-coding regions in this window:
- a CDS encoding DUF3127 domain-containing protein, whose amino-acid sequence is MEVIGKVKLIGDVQTFGSNGFQKRELVVTTDDQYPQMINIEFQQDKTDLLNNYKVGQDVKVSINLRGREWINPQGEAKYFNSIVGWRIENLSQASAGGNLPPVDQFEPASKVTDEEPDDLPF
- a CDS encoding flavin reductase family protein; the protein is MLSINPKEISTQKLHRYLLGAIAPRPIAFASTVDADGNPNLSPFSFFNIFGANPPILIFSPARRVKNNTTKHTLENVLATKEVVINVVNYAMVQQMSLSSTEYPQGVNEFEKAGFTMLPSDLIKPFRVAESPVQLECKVNDVIFTGDEGGAGNLIICEVVKVHISEDVLGDDGSIDQHKIDLVARAGGNFYTRAKDGFFEIPKPITTLGIGVDKIPLEIRNSNVLTGNNLGMLGNVEQLPTEADVNNFKKDHLEFIGLETTKKHTFAQEYLKKNDVESAWKVLLLN
- a CDS encoding HAMP domain-containing sensor histidine kinase; protein product: MNIFSNTLLFKRITILVSFIIVSLILWNTYTFFQKFKHEERIKMEILATAQKEIASDTNLDANVDLPLKIIENNNNIPMILVNDKGEIEYFQNLDSVKALNPKYLEKQLIEMKAENQPIEVSYKGKNKQFIYYRNSDLLNRLTYYPIALILILFLFVSVIYMFYSSNKVAETNKLWTGMAKETAHQIGTPLSSLLGWIAILKMEKVDDKYVEEIQKDVSRLNTIANRFSKIGSTPELEKENVVAITKQAFDYLESRSSKQISFSFTTSDTEIYTNLNTELFGWVIENLIKNAIDAMLGKGQLDLNIENTPKKVKITVSDTGKGMPKKLFKQIFKPGFTTKKRGWGLGLSLSKRIVSDYHKGKIFVQKSEIGKGTTFEISLNKI